The following coding sequences are from one candidate division WOR-3 bacterium window:
- a CDS encoding pyrimidine/purine nucleoside phosphorylase: MININEYFDGKVKSLAPDGVKKKFTVGVIMPGEFEFGTGVKELMEITHGCLEVTYNGHPSRKYSKGQSFDVPAETKFKVKAEEATSYVCYYG, encoded by the coding sequence ATGATAAATATAAACGAATATTTCGACGGCAAGGTAAAAAGCCTCGCTCCCGATGGCGTAAAGAAAAAGTTCACCGTGGGCGTCATCATGCCCGGAGAGTTCGAGTTCGGAACAGGCGTCAAGGAATTGATGGAGATCACGCACGGATGCCTCGAAGTGACTTACAATGGACACCCGTCAAGAAAATATTCCAAGGGACAGAGTTTTGATGTTCCTGCTGAAACCAAATTCAAAGTCAAAGCGGAGGAAGCGACTTCGTACGTATGTTATTACGGATAA
- the thiF gene encoding sulfur carrier protein ThiS adenylyltransferase ThiF translates to MKFDQIKTRLKNCNVGIAGCGGLGSNCAVILARTGIGGLILVDYDTVERSNLNRQYYFLNQLGRKKVEALKENIESIDPTVRVKTIFTKLTPSNCAEIFRDSDLVVEALDKAEEKAWLIQALMGKKPEMRVVSGSGIAGFGSNNRIKTRRYGNLWVCGDGETEVSDENPALAPKVSIVAGMEANQAVEILLKKIHENEDKTE, encoded by the coding sequence TTGAAGTTTGACCAAATAAAAACGCGTCTTAAGAACTGTAATGTAGGGATCGCAGGGTGCGGAGGGTTAGGTTCAAACTGCGCTGTCATCCTGGCGAGGACCGGAATAGGGGGACTGATACTTGTAGATTACGATACTGTGGAAAGGTCAAATCTCAATCGGCAGTATTATTTTCTGAATCAGCTCGGAAGAAAGAAAGTCGAAGCCCTCAAAGAAAATATTGAATCAATAGATCCGACAGTAAGGGTCAAAACAATTTTCACGAAATTGACACCCTCAAACTGCGCTGAAATCTTCAGGGATTCCGACTTGGTAGTGGAAGCTCTCGACAAGGCGGAAGAAAAAGCTTGGCTGATCCAGGCATTGATGGGGAAAAAACCCGAAATGCGAGTTGTTTCAGGTTCAGGGATCGCGGGTTTCGGGAGCAACAACAGGATAAAGACGAGGAGATATGGAAATCTCTGGGTCTGCGGAGACGGTGAAACCGAAGTGTCTGACGAAAACCCCGCGCTGGCGCCAAAAGTATCCATTGTCGCCGGCATGGAAGCAAATCAGGCCGTTGAAATACTTTTAAAAAAAATACATGAAAATGAAGATAAAACTGAATAA
- the thiS gene encoding sulfur carrier protein ThiS — translation MKIKLNKKDFSTDIKNPTVSYLLRQVAPIHPIAAVKVNGSFVKKTDYDILALKEGDNVTIVYMLGGG, via the coding sequence ATGAAGATAAAACTGAATAAGAAAGATTTTTCGACAGATATAAAAAACCCGACGGTTTCGTATCTTTTACGGCAGGTGGCTCCGATACATCCGATAGCCGCAGTGAAAGTCAACGGCTCATTCGTCAAAAAGACCGACTATGACATTCTTGCCCTCAAAGAAGGAGACAACGTCACGATTGTCTACATGCTCGGAGGGGGATGA